The following are from one region of the Salminus brasiliensis chromosome 14, fSalBra1.hap2, whole genome shotgun sequence genome:
- the LOC140576908 gene encoding phosphatidylinositol 4,5-bisphosphate 3-kinase catalytic subunit alpha isoform has product MAPRPSSGELWGLHLMPPRILVDCCLPNGMLVSLECLREAPLISVKQQLFTEARKYPLYHLLQEESCYIFVGVTQEAEREEFYDETRRLCDLRLFHPILKVIEPLGNREEKILNREIGFAIGMPICEFELVKDPEVQDFRRSILSVCREAMEEREGGGAHTQALYVYPPSVESSPQLPQHIYCKLDKGRLIVTIWVVVSPSNAKQKYTLKIAHDCLPEQLIAEAIRKKTRSMHLSAQQLRLCVQEYQGQYILKVCGCDEYLLEKYPLSQYKYIRSCITVGKLPHLMLVSKDSLYSQLPASGFVAPSYSRRTPQPSPCPGGADPSPPRSLWAFNTLLRVRLLCATYVNVNIRDIDKIYVRTGIYHGGEPLCDNVNTQRVPCSNPRWNEWLTYDIYLTDLPRSARLCLSICSVKGRKGAKEEHCPLAWGNVNLFDYKDTLVSGKVALGLWPVPHGLEDLLNPIGVAGSNPNKETPCVELEFSSFNQMVVFPDEQQIEEHANWIVSRELGYNYSLSLSNRLACDSTISQAELEQLRSLCSRDPLYELSEQEKDFLWRHRHYCVNIPESLPKLLLSVKWNSRDEVSQMYCLLRDWPLMQPESALELLDCNFPDPMVREFALRCLIQGLTDDKISQYLLQLVQVLKYEMYLDNPLARFLIKKALTNQRIGHFFFWHLKSEMHNKTVSRRFGLLLEAFCRACGMYLKHLNRQVEAMDKLVNLTDTLKHEKKDETQKTQMKFLVEHMSRPDYMEALQGFVSPLNPVHQLGNLRLEECRIMSSAKRPLWLNWENPDIMSELLFTNNEVIFKNGDDLRQDMLTLQIIKIMENIWQNQGLDLRMLPYGCLSIGDCVGLIEVVKNSYTIMQIQCKGGLKGALQFNSNTLHHWIKEKNKGEGYDKAIDLFTRSCAGYCVATFILGIGDRHNSNIMVKENGQLFHIDFGHFLDHKKKKFGYKRERVPFVLTQDFLIVISKGMQECTKTKEFERFQEMCYKAYLAIRQHASLFINLFSLLLGCGMPELQSFDDIAYLRKTLALEKSQQEALEYFTKQMNDAHHGGWTTKMDWIFHTIRHMPNEH; this is encoded by the exons ATGGCTCCTAGGCCATCCTCAGGTGAGTTATGGGGGCTTCACCTGATGCCCCCCCGGATCCTGGTGGACTGCTGTCTGCCCAACGGCATGCTGGTCAGTCTAGAGTGTCTGAGGGAGGCTCCGCTCATCAGCGTCAAACAGCAGCTCTTCACTGAGGCCCGCAAATACCCCCTCTACCACCTACTGCAG GAGGAATCGTGCTACATCTTTGTGGGCGTGACCCAGGAGGCGGAGAGGGAGGAGTTTTATGATGAGACACGACGGCTGTGTGATCTCAGACTGTTCCATCCAATCCTGAAGGTCATCGAGCCGCTGGGCAACCGCGAGGAAAAAATCCTCAACAGAGAGATcg gcTTTGCTATCGGCATGCCGATCTGTGAGTTTGAGCTGGTGAAGGACCCGGAGGTGCAGGACTTCAGGCGGAGCATCCTGAGTGTGTGTCGGGAGGCGATGGAGGAGCGCGAGGGGGGCGGAGCTCACACACAGGCGCTGTACGTTTACCCCCCCAGCGTGGAGTCTTCACCTCAACTGCCCCAACACATCTACTGCAAACTGGACaaag GTCGTTTGATCGTCACTATCTGGGTGGTGGTCTCTCCCTCGAATGCGAAGCAGAAGTACACTCTGAAGATCGCTCATGACTGCCTCCCGGAGCAGCTGATAGCGGAGGCGATTCGTAAGAAGACCAGGAGCATGCACCTGTCTGCGCAGCAGCTGCGGCTGTGTGTACAGGAGTACCAGGGCCAGTACATCCTCAAAGTGTGTGGCTGTGATGAGTATCTGCTAGAGAAATACCCCCTCAGCCAgtacaag TATATCCGTAGTTGTATAACAGTAGGCAAGTTGCCCCACCTGATGTTGGTCAGTAAGGACAGTTTGTACAGTCAGCTTCCTGCCAGTGGATTTGTCGCCCCGTCCTACAGCCGGCGGACGCCCCAGCCCAGCCCCTGCCCAGGTGGGGCCGATCCTTCACCCCCTCGCTCGCTCTGGGCCTTTAACACACTCCTCAGGGTGCGCCTACTGTGCGCAACATATGTCAACGTCAACATTCGAGACATCGACAAG atctACGTAAGGACTGGTATATACCATGGAGGAGAGCCTTTATGTGATAATGTTAACACACAGAGAGTTCCCTGCTCCAACCCCAg aTGGAATGAGTGGTTGACATATGACATCTATTTGACGGATCTGCCTCGCTCGGCCCGGCTCTGCCTGTCCATCTGCTCCGTAAAGGGCCGCAAGGGTGCTAAAGAG gagcaCTGTCCGCTGGCCTGGGGGAATGTAAATCTGTTCGACTATAAGGACACGCTGGTCAGTGGTAAAGTGGCTCTGGGTCTGTGGCCGGTTCCACACGGACTGGAGGACCTACTCAACCCCATTGGAGTGGCGGGATCCAACCCCAACAAG gagACGCCGTGTGTGGAACTGGAGTTCTCCTCCTTTAATCAAATGGTGGTTTTCCCAGATGAACAGCAGATCGAGGAGCACGCCAACTGGATTGTCTCACGAGAGCTGGGCTACAACTACTCCCTCAGCCtg aGTAATCGTCTGGCGTGTGACAGCACCATCTCTCAGGCGGAGCTGGAGCAGTTACGTTCTCTCTGCAGCAGAGACCCCCTGTATGAGCTCTCAGAGCAGGAGAAAGACTTCCTGTGGAgacacag gCACTACTGTGTGAATATTCCCGAAAGTCTTCCCAAACTGCTGCTGTCTGTCAAATGGAATTCCCGGGATGAGGTGTCCCAG ATGTATTGTCTGTTGCGCGACTGGCCCCTGATGCAGCCTGAGAGtgctctggagctgctggacTGTAACTTTCCTGACCCAATGGTGCGAGAGTTCGCTCTGCGCTGCCTCATCCAGGGTCTCACAGACGATAAGATCAGCCAGTACCTGCTGCAGCTCGTACAG gtGCTGAAGTATGAGATGTATCTGGACAATCCTCTGGCTCGGTTCCTGATAAAGAAAGCTCTGACCAATCAGCGGATCGGACACTTCTTCTTCTGGCATCTCAA gtctGAGATGCACAATAAGACGGTGTCCCGGCGCTTCGGGCTGCTGTTGGAGGCGTTCTGCAGGGCGTGTGGAATGTACCTGAAACACCTGAACAGGCAGGTCGAGGCCATGGACAAACTGGTCAACCTGACAGACACTCTGAAGCACGAAAAGAAGGACGAGACTCAAAAG ACCCAGATGAAGTTCCTGGTGGAGCACATGTCCCGTCCAGATTATATGGAGGCACTGCAAGGATTTGTCTCTCCTCTGAACCCTGTACACCAACTGGGCAAcctcag gtTAGAGGAGTGCAGGATAATGTCGTCAGCGAAGCGCCCCCTCTGGCTGAACTGGGAGAATCCTGACATCATGAGTGAACTTCTCTTCACCAACAATGAGGTCATCTTCAAAAACGGAGatg attTGAGGCAGGACATGTTGACGCTGCAAATCATCAAGATCATGGAGAATATCTGGCAGAACCAGGGACTGGACTTGCG gatgCTGCCGTACGGGTGTCTCTCTATTggagactgtgttgggctgATTGAGGTGGTGAAGAACTCCTACACTATAATGCAGATCCAGTGCAAAGGTGGTCTGAAGGGGGCGCTGCAGTTTAACAGCAACACGCTGCACCACTGGATCAAAGAGAAGAACAAGGGAGAGGg ctatGATAAGGCGATTGATCTGTTCACTCGGTCCTGTGCTGGTTATTGTGTGGCCACGTTTATCCTGGGTATTGGTGACCGACACAACAGCAACATCATGGTCAAAGAGAACGGACAG CTGTTCCACATAGACTTTGGTCACTTTCTGGACCATAAGAAGAAGAAGTTTGGGTATAAGCGTGAGCGTGTGCCCTTTGTCCTCACCCAGGACTTCCTCATTGTCATCAGTAAAGGCATGCAGGAGTGCACCAAGACCAAGGAGTTTGAGAG GTTTCAGGAGATGTGCTATAAGGCCTATCTGGCAATCCGGCAGCACGCCAGCCTGTTCATCAACCTGTTCTCGCTGCTGCTGGGCTGTGGGATGCCGGAGCTGCAGAGTTTCGATGACATTGCCTACCTGCGCAAAACGCTCGCTCTTGAGAAGAGCCAGCAGGAGGCGCTGGAGTACTTCACCAAACAGATGAACGACGCCCACCATGGCGGCTGGACCACCAAGATGGACTGGATTTTCCACACTATCAGGCATATGCCCAATGAGCActga
- the coro2ab gene encoding coronin-2A produces MSWHPPYRSSKFRHVYGKPASKDQSYDGLPITRGVHDNHCCAVNPRFIAVVTECAGGGAFIVISIRRTGRMDPHHPRVCGHRARVLDIKWDPFNDHRIASCSEDCTVKVWDIPNSGLKENIITARKELLGHGRRVGLIEWHPTAKDILLSSAYDYQVFVWRLDGAGAVVKTPVCVIRLHTDLVLSLGFSEDGSRLATTCKDRRVRIMDPRTGHLLQESGGQSHKASKVLFLTDLNLLLTTGNSHWNQRQFALWDPEDLSEPLLEEDVDGGSGVLFPFYDPDTHMLYLAGKGDGNIRYYEVSAEKPYIHFLAEYRSLLPQRGMGVMQKRGLDTGQCEIFRFYRLVCVKDLVEPLSFIVPRKSDGFQEDLYPMTAGNEAAMTAQEWLKGHNKGPVLMSLRPNTKVQNPYPAPVDVSGLQRSASSTYLQKHRDPDGTFLQLNHSSQCDGTDLSGWHEDGTQESDWVKTPPPHTHPGTRWCEAEVFTPPAAEKELLQVFYNQQEEIRSLRSQLEQRDSRIQQLELEVKNIRNQLRASF; encoded by the exons atgtcTTGGCACCCTCCGTACCGCAGCTCTAAGTTCCGCCATGTTTACGGAAAACCAGCAAGCAAAGACCAGAGCTATGATGGCCTGCCAATCACTCGCGGTGTCCATGACAACCACTGCTGTGCTGTCAATCCACGCTTCATTGCAGTGGTTACCGAGTGTGCTGGGGGCGGAGCCTTCATCGTCATTTCTATTCGCCGT ACAGGCCGCATGGACCCTCATCACCCCCGTGTTTGTGGGCACAGGGCCAGAGTCCTGGATATAAAGTGGGACCCCTTTAATGACCACCGTATCGCTTCCTGCTCTGAGGACTGCACG gttaaggtgtgggACATTCCCAACAGCGGATTGAAGGAAAACATCATCACAGCGAGGAAGGAGCTGCTAGGACACGGCCGCAGAGTGGGACTAATCGAGTGGCATCCAACGGCCAAGGACATCCTGCTGAGCTCAGCCTACGACTACCAG GTGTTTGTGTGGCGTCTGGATGGTGCGGGGGCCGTGGTGAAGACCCCCGTGTGTGTGATCCGCTTACACACCGACCTGGTTCTGTCCCTGGGCTTCAGCGAGGACGGCAGCAGACTGGCCACAACCTGCAAGGACAGAAGAGTCAGAATCATGGACCCACGTACAGGACACCTGCTGCAG gagtCTGGTGGTCAGTCTCATAAGGCCAGTAAGGTTTTGTTCCTGACTGACCTGAACCTCCTCCTCACAACAGGAAACTCTCACTGGAACCAGAGACAGTTTGCCCTGTGGGATccg gaggaCCTGTCGGAGCCTCTGTTGGAGGAGGATGTAGACGGAGGCTCTGGAGTTCTCTTCCCTTTCTATGACCCGGATACACACATGCTGTACCTGGCCGgcaag GGGGATGGTAATATCCGGTATTATGAGGTCAGTGCAGAGAAACCCTACATTCACTTTCTGGCAGAATATCGTTCTCTGTTACCTCAGAGAGGGATGG gtgtgatgcagAAGCGTGGGCTGGACACGGGGCAGTGTGAGATATTCCGGTTCTacaggctggtgtgtgtgaAGGACCTGGTGGAGCCGCTGTCCTTCATCGTCCCACGGAAG TCTGACGGCTTCCAGGAGGATCTTTACCCGATGACGGCCGGCAACGAGGCGGCCATGACAGCTCAGGAGTGGCTGAAGGGTCACAATAAAG GCCCGGTGCTGATGTCCCTGAGACCCAACACTAAAGTCCAGAACCCGTACCCGGCCCCTGTGGATGTGAGCGGGCTTCAGCGGTCAGCCAGCAGCACCTACCTTCAGAAACACAGAGATCCGGATGGGACCTTCCTCCAGCTCAATCACAGCTCGCAATGCGACGGCACGGACCTGTCCGGCTGGCACGAGGACGGGACTCAGGAGAGTGACTGGGTCAagacaccccccccacacacacatccagggaCCAGGTGGTGTGAGGCAGAGGTGTTCACACCCCCAGCTGCCGAGAAGGAG CTGCTGCAGGTGTTCTACAATCAGCAGGAGGAGATCCGGTCACTGCGTTCTCAGCTGGAGCAGAGGGACAGCAGGATACaacagctggagctggaggtcaAGAACATCCGTAATCAGCTCAGAGCTTCATTCTGA